The Deltaproteobacteria bacterium DNA window CGTGTCGGCCCACCAGTTCGTCCTCACCGCCCGGTCTGGGAGGCACGCCGTAAAGGACAGGATCAAGGAGTTGGGATATACGCTTACCGATACCCAGTTCGGGAATGTCTTCGACCGCTTCATTGAGATTGCGGACAAGAAAAAGGAGGTCATGAACGAGGACCTTTCCATCATCATCGAAGAGGAGCTCTTCAAGATCCCCGAGACGTACCGGCTCAGGCACGTGCAGATCCTCTCGGCATCACAGGGGATTCCCATGGCCGCCCTGAAGGTGGTGCACAAGAACCGGGTCATCGACGAGGCCTCGACGGGCAACGGGCCCATCGACGCGGCCTACAAGTGCGTCGAGCGGATCGTGAAGCGCAAGTTCAGGCTCGTCTCCTTCAACCTGAACGCCGTGACGAGCGGCAAGGATGCCGTGGGTGACGCCACGGTCAGGGTCCGGGCAAACGGCTCCGTGTATCTTGGCAGGGCCACGAGCACCGATATCATCGAGGCGGCTATCAAGGCCTACATCGCAGCCATCAACAAGGCGATCTACTTCGAAGAGAAGGAGAAGAAGGAGAAAAAACCGGCGGCGAAGAAGAAGGCTTCAGCAAGAACGGCAAGAAAGGCAAAGACGGCATAAGNNNNNNNNNNNNNNNNNNNNNNNNNNNNNNNNNNNNNNNNNNNNNNNNNNNNNNNNNNNNNNNNNNNNNNNNNNNNNNNNNNNNNNNNNNNNNNNAAACGCTAAACTCGAAACCGGTTTCCCGGGACCGTCTTTTATGCTTTCCACACCTTTCCCGCAACCGTACCGGTTACACCCGTTGCGTTCCGCGTGTCGATGATCAGTTTCGCGTGCCGCTTGACCGCTTCGTAGTCGTAGGCGGAGTGTGCCGTCGAGATGATGACGGCGTCGTACTTTTTGATGTTGGCTGCGGTTACGGGAACGGACTCTTTGTCGTAGGAGAACTTTCTCATCCGGTAGAGGCGCGGGATGTAGGGGTCGTTGTAATCCACGACAGCCCNNNNNNNNNNNNNNNNNNNNNNNNNNNNNNNNNNNNNNNNNNNNNNNNNNNNNNNNNNNNNNNNNNNNNNNNNNNNNNNNNNNNNNNNNNNNNNNNNNNNNNNNNNNNNNNNNNNNNNNNNNNNNNNNNTCCTTGGCCTTCCAGGTCAGGTAGAAAGGGTCTATGGGAATGCAGTGCCCCCCGAGGCCGGGGCCCGGGTAGAATGGCTGAAAGCCGAAGGGTTTCGTGCTCGCG harbors:
- a CDS encoding nucleotide sugar dehydrogenase, with the translated sequence AVVDYNDPYIPRLYRMRKFSYDKESVPVTAANIKKYDAVIISTAHSAYDYEAVKRHAKLIIDTRNATGVTGTVAGKVWKA